The Halictus rubicundus isolate RS-2024b chromosome 6, iyHalRubi1_principal, whole genome shotgun sequence genome contains the following window.
TAATACTTTGAAATTGCTGGGTTTGTTCGTGGCGGCTATAACTGCATCTGCAAGTTCCGTTGCACCAGCGCCGCCTTGCGCCCAATGATTGCATATCACCGCATCTGCTGCGCCGCTTTCAATTGCTGCTTGCTTTACCAAATTCAGTTCTGCTTGCGTGTCAGtgctgaaacaatttttctaaaatcacCTATTGCTCAACAGAGACACACAGAAGTATTTGCGAAACTTACGCATGGACATTAATTGCCACAATAACCGGCACACCAAACTTAGTTCCATTACTGATATGCTTCTGAAGATTCGGAAGACCCTTTCTAACTAACTCAAGATTCTCTTCACGGTATTCTTTCTTGAGAGTAGCACCCGTAGTTACCGGAGGTCCTCCACCGTGCATTTTCAATGCTCTAACAGTCGCAACAAGCACAACAGCGTTCGGTGTGTGCCCAGATGTTCGACATTTGATGTCGAAGAATTTCTCCATACCGATGTCAGAACCGAATCCGGCTTCGGTTACCACGATACCTTCTGGTCCAACTAATTTCAACGCGATTGAGTCTGCAATAATCGAGGAACAGCCATGCGCGATGTTCGCAAATGGCCCAGCATGAACCATTACCGGAGTTCCTTCTAAAGATTGCATCAGAGTTGGCTGGATCGCATCTTTCAATAAAATTGCCATGGCCCCAGTCATACCCTACAAACATGTACATAATTCTTATGAAACAATAGGATAACATTTTTACGATGTACATTATAAATACACTAACAAAGTCTTCTGCAGTCAAGGGCTCTCCGCTTTTACTGAAAGCTACCACCATGTTGCCAAGCCTTTCTTTCATATCATCGACGCTGGTGGAGAGTGCAAGTATTGCCATTATCTCAGAACCGACGGAAATGGAGAAAGATGTTTCTCGTGTTTTTCCTTTCTCGGTTGGACTTTGACCAATAGtgattttgcgtaaaaatcggTCGTTGGTATCGATTACTGAAACATATTCGGTTACATTGTCTCCAATTTATCTTATATTTCTGcatagatttttattttagtttcaGTACCTCTGGTGAAAGGAACGTTCTCTGGATCGATGTCTAATCTCGCgaattttttagcttcttcctccGTTAAACTGTTCGGGTCTGTCTTCGCGATACCAAGCTTTCGCAAACGTCGTAACTGAATGTTCGAGAATTTCCTTTCGCCTTTAATCGTCGGCACGAGTCGGTCGTAAAGAGCTTTGTCGGACTGAGTGGATTCGTGGAAGTATCTTGCATCGATCTGTGCCGCTAACAGATTGTTGGCTGCAGTTACAGCGTGGATATCGCCAGTTAAATGTAGGTTGAACTCCTCCATGGGAATCACCTAGAAATGAATTAATTGTAAAACCTCTGTGCGTGTACCTAATCGAAATAATAGGAAAGCAAACGAACCTGCGAGTATCCTCCACCCGCAGCCCCACCTTTCACACCAAAAGTGGGACCCTGACTCGGTTGCCTCAAGGTAACAAACGAGTTCTTCCCCTTGTGTGCAGTTAAAGCTTGCACCAAGCCTAATGAGGTGGTGCTTTTGCCTTCTCCGAAAGGCGTTGGAGTGATACCAGCAACTACCACGAATTTTCCATTCGGTTGGTCCTTCAGCCTCTTCAATACGTTCAAGCCGATTTTCGCCTTTTTGCTGCCGTAAGGACTGATCTCGTTCGGGGACAATCCAATCTCTTCCGCCAGGATCGTGATCGACTTCGGTTCTTGACTTCTCGAGATCGTTATGTCGCTGGGAACCGGCATTTGCGGGCTGATCGAGAGAACGTTCAAATTCCATTTGGTGTTCAAAAGTCTATCTGCTGATCTTTG
Protein-coding sequences here:
- the Pug gene encoding pug C-1-tetrahydrofolate synthase, cytoplasmic isoform X1 gives rise to the protein MTPQVFKFFKRIMSTDVRGVVLSGTELAKEIREKLTKDVALLREKLPNFKPGLAIVQVGGREDSNVYIRMKIKAASDIGIAADHVKLPNTTTEMELVNKVTKLNNDPNIHGIIVQMPLDSVNKINSHMITDLVSPDKDVDGLNTINEGRVAIGDMTGFLPCTPNGCIELIKKSGVPIAGAKAVVLGRSKIVGTPVAELLKWQNATVTVCHSRTKNLPEVVSEADILVVAIGQPQMVKGSWIKPGAVVIDCGINSISDPTKKSGQRLIGDVDYEEAAKVASYITPVPGGVGPMTVAMLMKNTVLSAQRSADRLLNTKWNLNVLSISPQMPVPSDITISRSQEPKSITILAEEIGLSPNEISPYGSKKAKIGLNVLKRLKDQPNGKFVVVAGITPTPFGEGKSTTSLGLVQALTAHKGKNSFVTLRQPSQGPTFGVKGGAAGGGYSQVIPMEEFNLHLTGDIHAVTAANNLLAAQIDARYFHESTQSDKALYDRLVPTIKGERKFSNIQLRRLRKLGIAKTDPNSLTEEEAKKFARLDIDPENVPFTRVIDTNDRFLRKITIGQSPTEKGKTRETSFSISVGSEIMAILALSTSVDDMKERLGNMVVAFSKSGEPLTAEDFGMTGAMAILLKDAIQPTLMQSLEGTPVMVHAGPFANIAHGCSSIIADSIALKLVGPEGIVVTEAGFGSDIGMEKFFDIKCRTSGHTPNAVVLVATVRALKMHGGGPPVTTGATLKKEYREENLELVRKGLPNLQKHISNGTKFGVPVIVAINVHATDTQAELNLVKQAAIESGAADAVICNHWAQGGAGATELADAVIAATNKPSNFKVLYDLNVSIEEKINTIAKEMYGAGEVVLAEKVQKKIETYNKLGYNKLPLCMAKTSNSLTGDASVKGAPTGFQLNITDIFVSVGAGFVVPMVGDIMMMPGLSTRPSIYDMDWNGETDEIEGLF
- the Pug gene encoding pug C-1-tetrahydrofolate synthase, cytoplasmic isoform X2; the encoded protein is MSTDVRGVVLSGTELAKEIREKLTKDVALLREKLPNFKPGLAIVQVGGREDSNVYIRMKIKAASDIGIAADHVKLPNTTTEMELVNKVTKLNNDPNIHGIIVQMPLDSVNKINSHMITDLVSPDKDVDGLNTINEGRVAIGDMTGFLPCTPNGCIELIKKSGVPIAGAKAVVLGRSKIVGTPVAELLKWQNATVTVCHSRTKNLPEVVSEADILVVAIGQPQMVKGSWIKPGAVVIDCGINSISDPTKKSGQRLIGDVDYEEAAKVASYITPVPGGVGPMTVAMLMKNTVLSAQRSADRLLNTKWNLNVLSISPQMPVPSDITISRSQEPKSITILAEEIGLSPNEISPYGSKKAKIGLNVLKRLKDQPNGKFVVVAGITPTPFGEGKSTTSLGLVQALTAHKGKNSFVTLRQPSQGPTFGVKGGAAGGGYSQVIPMEEFNLHLTGDIHAVTAANNLLAAQIDARYFHESTQSDKALYDRLVPTIKGERKFSNIQLRRLRKLGIAKTDPNSLTEEEAKKFARLDIDPENVPFTRVIDTNDRFLRKITIGQSPTEKGKTRETSFSISVGSEIMAILALSTSVDDMKERLGNMVVAFSKSGEPLTAEDFGMTGAMAILLKDAIQPTLMQSLEGTPVMVHAGPFANIAHGCSSIIADSIALKLVGPEGIVVTEAGFGSDIGMEKFFDIKCRTSGHTPNAVVLVATVRALKMHGGGPPVTTGATLKKEYREENLELVRKGLPNLQKHISNGTKFGVPVIVAINVHATDTQAELNLVKQAAIESGAADAVICNHWAQGGAGATELADAVIAATNKPSNFKVLYDLNVSIEEKINTIAKEMYGAGEVVLAEKVQKKIETYNKLGYNKLPLCMAKTSNSLTGDASVKGAPTGFQLNITDIFVSVGAGFVVPMVGDIMMMPGLSTRPSIYDMDWNGETDEIEGLF